From a region of the Panicum virgatum strain AP13 chromosome 2K, P.virgatum_v5, whole genome shotgun sequence genome:
- the LOC120695738 gene encoding NAC domain-containing protein 92-like — protein MSMEGSAAAGGGAAGGGSKKEESLPPGFRFHPTDEELITYYLRQKIADGSFTARAIAEVDLNKCEPWDLPEKAKLGEKEWYFFSLRDRKYPTGVRTNRATNAGYWKTTGKDKEIYTGQLPATPELVGMKKTLVFYKGRAPRGEKTNWVMHEYRLHSKSVPKSNKDEWVVCRVFAKSAGAKKYPSNNAHSRSHHHPYALDMVPPLLPTLLQHDPFARGPHHPYMTPADLAELARFARGTPGLHPPIQPHPGAAAAYINPAAVAPPFTLSGGLSLNLGASPAMPSPPPPQALHGMSMAMSHQIIAPTGAGATGNHHHQVMAGDHQQQMAPAGLGGCVIGPGADAGFGAAAAGARYHSLDVEQLVERYWPAGYQV, from the exons ATGAGTATGGAAgggtcagcagcagcaggaggaggagctgcaggGGGAGGGTCGAAGAAGGAGGAGAGCTTGCCGCCGGGGTTCAGGTTCCACCCGACAGACGAGGAGCTCATCACGTACTACCTGCGGCAGAAGATCGCCGACGGCAGCTTCACGGCGAGGGCCATCGCCGAGGTCGACCTCAACAAGTGCGAGCCGTGGGATCTCCCGG AAAAGGCAAAGCTCGGCGAAAAAGAGTGGTATTTCTTCAGCCTAAGGGACCGAAAGTACCCAACCGGTGTGCGAACAAATCGCGCAACTAATGCTGGTTACTGGAAGACAACGGGCAAGGATAAAGAAATCTACACCGGGCAACTCCCAGCGACACCAGAGCTAGTAGGGATGAAGAAAACCCTGGTGTTCTACAAAGGAAGAGCTCCCCGGGGTGAGAAGACCAACTGGGTCATGCATGAGTATCGCCTGCACTCCAAATCAGTTCCCAAATCTAACAAG GACGAGTGGGTGGTTTGCCGGGTCTTCGCCAAGAGCGCCGGCGCCAAGAAGTACCCGTCCAACAACGCGCACTCGCGGTCGCACCACCACCCGTACGCGCTGGACATGGTGCCGCCGCTCCTGCCCACGCTGCTCCAGCACGACCCCTTCGCGCGCGGGCCCCACCACCCGTACATGACCCCGGCCGACCTGGCCGAGCTCGCGCGCTTCGCCCGCGGCACGCCGGGGCTGCACCCACCCATCCAGCCGCaccccggggcggcggcggcgtacatcaaccccgccgccgtggcgccgccgtTCACGCTCTCCGGCGGCCTCAGCCTCAACCTCGGCGCCTCCCCGGCCAtgccgtctccgccgccgccgcaggcgctCCACGGGATGTCGATGGCGATGAGCCACCAGATAATCGCGCCGACCGGTGCCGGCGCCACGGGTAACCATCATCATCAGGTGATGGCAGGTGATCACCAGCAGCAGATGGCGCCGGCGGGGCTAGGCGGGTGCGTGATCGGGCCCGGGGCGGACGCAGGgttcggcgcggccgcggccggggcgcgGTACCACAGCTTGGACGTGGAGCAGCTGGTGGAGAGGTACTGGCCTGCCGGGTACCAGGTGTAG
- the LOC120695739 gene encoding 30S ribosomal protein S16-2, chloroplastic/mitochondrial-like — translation MVVRIRLARFGCRNRPFYRVMAADSRSPRDGKHLEVLGYYNPLPGQDGGKRMGLKFDRVKYWLSVGAQPSDPVQRILFRAGLLPPPPMLAMARKGGPRDRRPIHPMTGKPLDLEGVTIVDDSNAPGGDAEEPKDEVTS, via the exons ATGGTGGTCCGGATCCGGCTGGCGCGGTTCGGGTGCCGGAACCGGCCTTTCTACCGCGTGATGGCCGCCGACAGCCGCTCCCCGCGCGACGGCAAGCACCTCGAGGTCCTCGGCTACTACAACCCGCTCCCAG GGCAGGATGGTGGCAAGAGGATGGGTCTGAAATTCGACCGGGTGAA GTATTGGCTCTCAGTTGGGGCACAACCATCTGATCCTGTTCAGCGTATTCTGTTTCGGGCTGGACTTcttcctccacctccaatgcTAGCCATGGCACGTAAGGGTGGGCCCCGTGATAGGCGCCCCATCCATCCAATGACCGGGAAACCCTTGGATCTTGAGGGCGTCACAATAGTTGATGACTCCAATGCTCCTGGAGGCGATGCTGAAGAACCTAAAGATGAGGTGACGTCATAA
- the LOC120695741 gene encoding pathogenesis-related thaumatin-like protein 3.5, whose product MLNQAHQEKLSSQHLPCLPRLSSFKSHKIASNALPFLPPIRISSMGEPRSCRLWLLVLVFARWYHASIAMTFTISNYCPHPIWPGTLAGAGTPQLSTTGFKLDPGQAVQLAAPAGWSGRIWARTGCVFDADGAGVCQTGDCGGRMECRGAGATPPATLFEVTLDGSGGLDFYDVSLVDGYNLPVVAIPRSRQGGACNATGCMADLNRSCPKELQVDCGGGAIACRSACEAFAQDRYCCSGPYATPDACHPTVYSSIFKSACPRAYSYAYDDRTSTFTCKASDYTIAFCLPTSGIKRSDAVFLGAQMDGESTDGGDAPPVYNGGSAPPAYSGGNAPPAPVYNNGGFEPPVYSYGGGGARQPAMTASSASPLYIRPWLLLVLVLLF is encoded by the exons ATGCTAAACCAAGCTCACCAAGAAAAGCTTTCTTCGCAGCACTTGCCTTGCCTTCCTCGCCTCTCGAGCTTTAAATCTCACAAGATCGCCTCCAATGCCCTCCCCTTTCTCCCTCCGATCCGCATCAGTAGCATGGGAGAACCAAGAAGCTGCAGGCTATGGCTGCTTGTGCTGGTGTTCGCGCGATGGTACCATGCTTCAATAGCCATGACGTTCACGATCTCGAACTACTGCCCCCACCCGATCTGGCCGGGgacgctcgccggcgccggcacgccGCAGCTGTCCACGACGGGGTTCAAGCTTGACCCCGGGCAGGCCGTCCagctggcggcgccggcggggtggTCGGGGCGGATATGGGCGCGGACGGGGTGCGTGTTCGACGCGGACGGCGCGGGCGTGTGCCAGACGGGCGACTGCGGCGGGCGGATGGagtgccgcggcgccggcgcgacgccgccggccacgtTGTTCGAGGTCACGCTGGACGGGAGCGGCGGCCTGGACTTCTACGACGTGAGCCTCGTCGACGGCTACAACCTGCCCGTCGTCGCGATCCCGCGGTCGCGGCAAGGCGGCGCGTGCAACGCCACCGGCTGCATGGCCGACCTCAACCGCT CGTGCCCGAAGGAGCTGCAGGtggactgcggcggcggcgccatcgcgTGCCGGAGCGCGTGCGAGGCGTTCGCGCAGGACAGGTACTGCTGCAGCGGCCCGTACGCGACGCCGGACGCGTGCCACCCGACGGTGTACTCCTCCATCTTCAAGTCGGCGTGCCCGCGCGCCTACAGCTACGCCTACGACGACCGCACCAGCACCTTCACCTGCAAGGCCTCCGACTACACCATCGCCTTCTGCCTCCCGACCTCCGG AATAAAGAGGTCGGATGCGGTGTTTCTCGGAGCACAGATGGACGGCGAGAGCACCGACGGTGGCGACGCGCCGCCAGTTTACAACGGTGGCAGCGCCCCGCCGGCTTACAGCGGTGGCaatgcgccgccggcgccggtgtaCAATAACGGTGGTTTCGAACCGCCGGTTTACAGctacggcggcggaggcgcccgtCAACCGGCCATGACGGCCTCGTCGGCGAGCCCATTATACATCCGGCCGTGGCTCCTGCTAGTGCTCGTCCTCCTTTTCTGA